The nucleotide window ggaaattaaaaaaaagaagtaaaaaagtGACGCAATCCATCACTTTTTAGCgatgcagtccgtcgctttttagcgacgcagtctgtcgctttttgaaaagcgtCGAGTTAAAAAGCGACGAAAGTGACTGGGTCGCTTTTCTGTCGATTTTGACCAAAAGAGCGACGCACTCCGTCACTTTTTGCCGTCGTTTTTTGGCAGTTTTTTAGTTGTGGCTTCTTCAATTAAGGTGAGTACAGACCTAAATCTATACCTTTACTCAGCCGCGATTTCTGATTGTCCTTCATTTTCAACGTTTCGTAGGTAGGCGGTTCACGATTTTCCCTTCTTGGAAGAACCttgtttctttaaaaaatctAGCCACCAATTTTGAgcattaatataataaaaatacaatggTCAAATTTCGCTTCTTTATGTCTCCACTGAGTCACAGTTTTCTCATTGTTAGGTAGATGGTTCATGATTTCGTATTTTTGTTACATGTACCCTTGTTGTTGCTTCTGCTTTGGTGTTGTGACTGTTTGAAAAAATTCACATTGCTACTTCATTCCTTGTCATAtgcctaaaatttactcttctctttttggtcaaaattttctttaaattaagGAAATAATAACATTAAATTGATTCCGCATAAAGTTCCAAGAATGACATTGAAACTAATTCTGAAAGTTGCCTTATCATTTAAGAATGTAAATTTATCATCGATTAGTAGTGTGTATTGCTTTTGAAGTATAGAGTATCTTATCATGTGCTTTGATTTTACTTCCTATTATAGTAATCCTTtcgtttaatttttttttattttgactgGACACGAAGTTTATGAAAGTAAATCAGACTTCGAAGGTGTATTTAAGAGTTGGTTACCATCAGATTAGGATGAAGTCTAATGATGTGTTTAAGATAGCATTCAGGACACATATGAGGCACTATGAGTTTAGAGTGATGCCACTTGGGTTTACTAATGCCCCAACCACATTCCAGGCTCTGATGAATTAGGTATTTCAACCCTTTCTCCTGAAATTTGTGCTAGTTTTCTATGATGATATCTTAATATACAATCAGTCTCTTGCGGAACATATGAAGCATGTTACTACTGTGTTTTTATCACATTGAGAGAACATTCACCTTTTGCTAAGAGATCTAAATGTTCGTTNAGAGCTAGTTACCATCAGATTAGGATGAAGTCTAATGATGTGTTTAAGATAGCATTCAGGACACATATGTGGCACTATGAGTTTAGAGTGATGCCACTTGGGTTTACTAATGCCCCAACCACATTCCAGGCTCTGATGAATTAGGTATTTCAACCTCTTCTCCTGAAATTTGTGCTAGTTTTCTATGATGATATCTTAATATACAACCAGTCTCTTGCGGAACATATGAAGCATGTTACTACTGTTTTTATGACATTGAGGGAACATTCACTTTTTGCTAAGAGATCCAAATGTTCGTTTGGTCAATCCAAGGTTGAATATCTTAGTTGTCATTAGTGATCATATGGTAGCTATTGATCCTGAAAAGGTAGTGGCTATGGTGTAGTGGCCCAGACCCTCTTTCTTGAGAGCCTTGAGGGGATTCTTAGGTCTGATTGGATACTACATGAAGTATGTAGCCAACTATGGTACAATATGTCGGCCACTTATGATCTCCTAAAAAAATACAGTTCTTAGTAGAGAGATCAGGCTGAAACTGCTTTCTTGGCTCTGAAGGACACTATGTCTAACACCCCAGTCCTTGCCCTACCTAATTATTCTCAAGAATTTGTAGTTGAAACAGATGCAAGTCACGCAAGAATTGGTGTAGTTCTCATGCAAAAAGGGAGGCTTGTGGCCTATTTCGGCAAAGTATTGTCTATGAAGCATTGGGGCAGGTCTATTTATGTGAATAAGTACATGGCATAGCTTAGTGCTATAGACAAGTGGAGGCACTACTTACATTATAAACATTTTGTGGTAAGAACTAATCACCACAACCTGAAATACTTGCTTGATTAGAGAGTTACTTCAACAATCCAACAAAAAGGCCTTATCAAGTTGTTAGGCTTAGACAATGAAGTTAAGTTCAAGAGAGGGGATGAGAACCAAGTTGATGATGCTCTTTCCAAACAATTCGAATGGGTGCAAGAAGGAGAAACAATTTCCTTGctttcaaaattaaaagttattGGCTCACCAATTCCAACTTGGGTGAAAGATATCACAACCATTTATGAAGGTGACACGTTAGGTTCCGATCTTATTACTCAGCTGGTGGTAGACTTACAAGGTCCTAATATGTGGCACTATCAATCTGGGATCTTgcaaaataaaggaaaaatgtaCGTGGGATCTACTAGCACACTAAGACAACAACTACTACAAGTTTTTCATAGCTCATCATTAGGGGGTCATTCAGGTAAGTTAGGAACACTTAAGAGGTTATCTTAGGTGTTTTATTGGCCTCTTATGAAACAAATGGTAATCAATTTTTTTGCAGAATGTGATATCTGTCAGAGGAGTAAGGATGAGACTATAGCATATCCTGGTCTTCTTCAACCACTTTCTATTCCCAACCAAGAAGGGACTCAGATTAGTATGGATTTTATATAGTGGTTGCCTAAGTCTCAAGGAAAGGATGTCATTTCGATGGAAGTTGACAGGTTCACAAAATCAACACATTTCATAGCCCTATCTCATCCTTATACTGCAACGATTGTGGTTGATAAGTTTTGGAAGAGGGTTCAGACCTTACATGGTACCCTACTTCTATAGTCACTGATAAAGACAAGGTGTTTCTTAGCAATTTTTGGCAAGCTTTGTTCAAACTAAAAGGGGTTCAATTATCTTATAGCTCTGCTTACCACCCGCAAACAAACGGCCAAACAAAGAGGGTGAACAATTGTATTGAAACTTATTTGAGGTGTATGACTAGCAGCAGACCTACTAATTGGAAGATGTGTTTATATTTTGCTGAATGGTGGTAAAACACCATCTTCCATAGTAGTCTTCAATGCACCccctttgaagccttgtatggttATTCTTCACCTCAACTGTCTTTTGGGGCTCTCTTAGACACTATGGTTCCTGCTACTGAAGATGTGATTATACACTGACAACAAATGCAACAATTATTAAAGGACAATCTCCACAAGGCCCGGGAGAGGATGAAGTATTTTGCTGAACAACAGAGAACTGAAAGGGAGTTCCAAGTTGGTGATATGGTGTATTTTAAGTTGCAACCCTATCGGAAAACTTCCTTAGCTCTGAGGAAGAACCTTAAGTTGAGTTCAAAATATTATGGGCCTTATCAGGTGATCAACAGGATTGGACTAGTTTCTTACAAGCTAGCTCTTCCACCTTCTTCCAAGGTTCATCTTATCTTgcatttttcacttttgaagaatAAGGTTGGTTCTAGAGTGGTGGTTCAATCAACCCTGCCTATGACTAATGGTGAAGGCCAAGTCCTTGTCAAGCTTGTTGCCATTTGCAGAGGCAGCTGGTACAGAGGGAAAATTCAACTGTAGTTAAACTTCTGATCCAATGGTTTAGCTTGCCTCCTGAAGATGCCAATGGGGAGGATTTTGACTTCATTAAGGTTAATTTTCAAGAGTTCATAGCTAATCCTTGAGGACAAGGATTATTTGATGCAGTCGGGTatgttttattttcaaataaagagCAAATAAAGTTTTGTAGTTATGAGGATTCGATATGGGGCTGGAGGAGTAATAACAATCTATTCAATAGACGATTGTGATTGGAAGTTGTTTAATGAGCTTGAAGGGCTATGATGTTTCCAGCTCGGATGAGGTGGTTATAAGGCTAACAACCAGGAGAGAAGAAAGCTAAcgaattaatttgtatttttctcgtttcttttctctttccagatctatttcttcttcttcttcttcttctctgtcTAAATTCTTCTTCTGCAAATGTCAAGCTCATCTAAGACATCCCAGTAAAGTAGTTCAATTAATTACTCGTATTTCTATTCTTAGTTGTAATAGTTTGAAGTTTTATTAATACAAATTAGAAAATTGTCCCAAAAAAAGTTATTGTTGATTTTATTCTAGTTTAGATCTTGACAGTTTCATGTGGAATTCAACCCTGACCTCTTACATTGGGTTATTATATCGCTAATGATCGTCTACTCATTGACTTGTAAGACGAAGAATTGAGCGTTATCACCTTTCTAGGGTTGCTGAGGTGCATGTGTCGATTTTTAGGAGTGCTCCCAGCTTTCTTCCTACTCTTTCTAGGATGCTTTTGTCATATAATTCAGGAATTGTGCAAGTATGATTCATTTCATGCTGTTAGTTATGGTTGATTCTTGGGGGGAGAAGTTTTGTTCCCATCTTTTGACAGAGAGTAAACTGTCTATAATTAACCATGTCTTTGCAGAAGAAATCTTGCTATGTGGAATCCCCACCCTAGATCAATTAGAGTTAGCGCTTCGGTGGGTTTCCAGAGTTCTGTTAGTTTTATTTTGAGGTATTTATGtgctattttttttcctatgaGCTTGATGATGACTAGGTTTTTCAGGAGAGAtagattttttttcctcttcctcGGTGAGGCTTATTTTGGTTTCGTTTTCAGTTTCGTTGCTCTCTTCCAGTTCTTTGTCTGTCCCCCTACTTTCATAGTTGTGATTGAATTCGAGTTGTTTATCCATTAGGAATTCCGCGAAGGAGTTCTTGGGAGGTTGGTCTTCctccattttttctttctcattggGTGATTTCGATGGATCTTGTGTTGATGTAGGTGAAGTAACAATGATGGGGTAGGGTGTCATGGTCATATCTCCCGGATAAGTCTTTTCCTAGAGAGAACTTAaagagattgagaaaaagaTTTAATACATGAATTACTTACATTTATGGATACATATTTCCAAGGTTATATCTATCATTTTGGATAAGAATGTATCCATTAATTTGAACATTTAACATATTGACTTTAAAGTAATTTATCACCTATAAATAGAAATGTCATTCACGATTGTGAGATAAACTTAAACActttgaagaataaaaaatctCTCCTCTTTTGTCTCTCTATTCTATTTCTTTCATCTATTAATATTCTTTGACTTATTTACTTTGATTTTACAacatatcaattttttaatatttcattatCTTCTTAATCTGAACTTGCTTTATCTCTTTCATTCAAGaagataatatttaaaattgccATCAGCATATGTTAATACGACAAactaacacaaaaaaaatcctTAGTAAACTAATAAGaacctccaaaaaaaaaaaactaaactaatATAGTAGcttttaacaattttaaaaaaaccaaCAAACTAATAGCTTTGTCATTTTCCAAAGCAAATAATCCTTTTCACAAGATCAAGCATCTTTCACACATCATTAAATTGTGCATCCCAAAACTAAAATTTTCcccacaaataaaaatgtacatccctaattcttctttctttccacTTATTATTGTTGCACTTCCACTTCTCTACTGGGCTTTCAACTTTAGAAAGCAAACAAAACTAGCATTTTATGTCCATGATTATTTAAGTGGACATGACACATCTGCAATAACTGTGGCTGGTAAAGATGGGCCACAAACAAGTGTACTTTCTTTTGGTACAATTATTGCTGTTGATGATCCAGTAACTGAAGGTCCAGatctaaactcaaaattaatTGGTAGAGCCCAAGGCATGTATGTAAATTCACAATTGGATGGTAAAGGACTACATTTGatgttttctattatttttactGATGGGATATATAAAGGGAGTACTATGGAGATTCAAGGTGCAGATTTATTTGCAATGAAAGAAAGGGAATTTTCAATTGTGTCTGGGACTGGTTATTTTAGATTTGTTAGAGGGTATGGTATAATGACTACTCACTTTATTGATATTCCTAATTTGAAAGCTATTCTTAAGCTTGATGTTACTGTTAACCACTATTGAATTTTATATCAAAGTGTTGGATGTATTATGCCACTCTAATTACTAGAATTAAATTTAATGGTGTTTTGAGAGTCTAGTTGTTATTGGAAACTGTGAGATCATTCTATTTCTCCTTCTATTTAATTGAACGAACAAAGTGATTTTacatttcttaattttcttgtttggtactctcccgtccctttttagttttCATGTTATGCTTTTCGATAGACAATTGATTAACTTTCAAaactaaattagattacattaatttaatattttataataaaaaattagatggTTAAAAATTATAGGggaaagggtcaaaaatacccctcaactttgttttattagtTGACTATACCCCTGCCgttaaaacaaagttatttaTATCCTCGCCGTCATTAATTTCACCATTTATACGCGCCgttattagttattattaaaattatataatttatttgtatggTTAGTCACCAGTGGCACAACCTACGGGCTAAGTAGCGCCTCAATGGGAGTCTTTTTTTCCTCCGCGATAGTGTAATACAAAGACCAGTAAGAGAGAATGGACTTCATCCATTCGGACAAAACCCATGCCCCCCTAACCAGTCGTACTCTGACCAGGCTTCGAAAAACTTCGAGATCACCGAGTTTCTCGGGAATCGAGGGGTCAAGAGCCTAATCAGGTCCCCTCACCATACCTTGTTGATAAGAGGTTAAGTGTTTACCAGTGGTTGCGCTTAACCAGATCCAAAAGGGGAGAGGACACACACCGTTCGGTGAGTGAAAGACGAGGAAATGCCGATTCCAGTGTCTCCTAGGAGGCGCCGTGCGTCGAGTATACACCCGGTACCCAGCTTCCCGTAAACGATACGACAATGGAAGATTCTTAGACATAATAGCCCTCATTACAGGAACAAGGGATATGGAACTAACTAAGGATCTTAACATGTGACAGGAGACAGGAAAAAAGTCCTTAGTCACTCCGCGTACGAAGAACCGCTTAGCAAACTCCAAAGCACCAACTGACGATACTAACGATTTCTCTAACGAAAATGGAACATTCAGTGGCGGAATTAGCTCGCNTGCCTCAAAGGTGTTTATTCTTCGTCATCATCAAACCCATCTCAACATATAGTTATAGAACTCAGTAAAAAGAGAATTTTTACGCCGATTCAATGCATTTCCGACTGGCCAATGTTCAGATAATGTTTTTCAACCTAACCATGAAGCCTTTCATTTATTCAATTCCTAATTTTCCTGGTGAGTGAGGTAGTGTTTTGTTTTTCTAGTTCTGGTTAACAGGGAGCAATTCTAGCAGGTTTTAGTCATGGtctaaacataataaaaatgcTTCTTTTGGATTAGGAATATGGAAAGATGATGCAACTGTCAAGAGCCGATTTGGAGATCATATGTTAAGTAATCGGAAGAATTTTTAGCTTTTGCTTGATCAGTTTCATTAAATCATCTCTTGTTAAAAAGCTTAGCTATTACTGAAAATAACGAGACGTCACAACCAAAACTGGTTCCCTTGAGGATGAGGTTGCAGAAATCGTGATTTATGGCTAATTTGAGAGGTTATTGGACTCTTCGTTGTTTACGCAAATTAGCGGCGGTGAGAGAAGCTTTGGGTTCTTCATTGTTGACCCAAAGGAGACGGCGGCGAGGGACAACGATGAGGGAGATTGAGTTCCTGAACTTTTGTTTTAGAGATTAAGGTGAAGTAGGTTTGAATTAAGTTAGTTGGGTCGGGTTAGGGTTTGGATTATATTGGGGTGGtgggttatttttttttaaatcggGTAATTTGTGTTGATTTGGGGATTTCCGTTAGTTGAGAGGTATAaatggtgaaattagtaacggcGAGGGTAtaaataactttgttttaatGGCAGGGGTATAGTCAactaataaaacaaagttgaggggtatttttgaccattttcccaaaattatataaaaaatactataaatggCAATTGttttcatatcaatatgataaagaaatacaatttaaaatatttgtcaaaattcATATCATTTGACTTTTAATGGGTTAGTTTACCAAAAGCAAGTGACACCAATTTCTACCAAAAATTAGGTTGGTATATCCAAGGGGCTAATTTGGTGATTTATACATGAACCGGATGTGACAGAATTTTCAAATAGAAATTTGGTTCCTATGTTAAAAGGGCACATTATCGAATTCTCtcattataaattttgaaaccGCTCTTTATTAAGTATGTTGTGAAAAATCTATATTGTATGCGGGTTTAATATTtgttcataaatttatttatataagtgACGTTGATTGTTGAGTTTTTACTCAaagtaattataaaatttacataaatattagCTTCATTCAAAGTAATAAAGCTATAACTAAAggatattaatttaaaatcaaaggACATAGCTAAAGTGAGTtccataatttctaaaaaaattatggaaCGTGTTTCAAATgtctcttatataataagagaaatTCTGAGTAGAAAGAAAATGTATTTCCATTTCCCTCCCTCTTAAATTAGTTGTTGCTTCTCAAAAGTTAAACATAATgaattttgatcaatattttaaaaaaatatattttctttgaatagacgtaaaaaaaagttacataACTTTTAGTATTCTTTTATATAGtttctaaatataatttttaaatatttaaattttaattataaattattaaatttatctaatataattttattcaacGAAAAAGAACACTTGTACCCCAAAAAAGTAAACTATTTACCCTTAAATGTTTCATTACTTTCATacccctttttattttaaaatgacatCTATCTATTTTTATTCGCATGCTGACGTCAGCGCCCTCCCTTTTTTCCTCTCTAATACCATCACAATATATTACAGTATATGAATATACTTTGATGGTATCTAACAGTAGCTGAGCATTGTCATTATTGAAGGATTGTTTCTTCCTCCTTGATACCATCAAAGTGTAATATACTCTGGTGGCATCAATAAGTAACTGGACACTGTTTTCATTGAGGTTTGTTTCAGTACTTCAATGAGATTAGTCGATCATCTATGATATCATTACGGTATATCTACATATTATCGTGGTATCATTGAGGTACGTTTTAATTCTTCAATGTCTTAATGTAAAAACAGTTTTAAAAGAGTCATAATTTAgatacaatttttaaattttttttccaaaatagaaaaatattaaaaaatattttctactaatttagagtttaataaataagattattgtcacgccccgaggccacccccttgacgtaaacacgggacctaggatcgcGAGTGGCCACAAGCTAATCCtaagctggcatatcataagcatactaagataaactgaaataagagatactgtgcggaagcttaaaacatgagataaactgaaatgatggggaatacctaaACTAAGTCTGAATATATGAAATGTACTAAGAGTTCAAAaacaactgaaagatcaaactcaaatCTAAAGTTAAATCTAATACTATGTCTGAACCGAGCCTCTAATTGACTAGAGATATtaggacatgcccccaactaactctagcaaaactaaaactgaaatgaaagactgaatgtAAAAGAACATGGcaatcgtcctcgaagaatgaggactcaccactgataccgATCTATacgtgatctgaatgttgaggacctgaacctatatCACAAAAAGATGTAGCTGTTGACTATACCTTATTTATCGACATTAGATCAGGGATCTCCCCCAAAATCAGGGATCTCCCATTATGGCTAACGGTCATTAGCTTGAAATCAGTAGATAATTAGGACTCTATTACTTGTATAAATATCTTGTAAATCCTACAGTTTTATTATTCAATAAACAAATCACAATTCTTTTATCTCTAATTGTTTTGGATCTCTATCGTTATTCAACTTGGTATCAAGAGCCTTGTCTTTTTTCCAGTAAATTTGTTTCGTTCATCTTTGGTCCAGATTCTCAATCCATATCCATTATTCCTATAGTCATCTCTGAATCTATTCCTTGACTGATTAGGATGGATTCACGAGATACCTTGTCAACAAAATTTGATGGGCATAACTATCCTATTTGGCAGTTCCATTTCAAAGCCTTCATTAGAGGCAAAGGCCTCTTTGGTATTCTGGATGGCTCAAAGGTTGTACCCACagaagacaaagaaaaagaGGCTTGGGAGGCTAACAATGGCAAAATTATCACATGGCTTGTCAATTCGGTCTCTGTTGATATTGCCATGGAACTGACATCTTTTGAGAAAGCATCAGAAATGTGGAGTCATCTACATACCCTCGGTAACCAACAAAATCTGGCTCGAGAATTTGAATTGGAAAGACTACTTGCAGAATCTATACAAGCTGAAAAAAATGTTCGTTGTTTCTATTCTGCATTACTCACATTATGGGCAGAACAAGATCTGGTTTTTTCCGCCTCTATTCCTGCGGCTGGATTGAAGGATTTCATGACTATGATGAAGAGGACAAGGACAGTCCAATTTCTAATGAAACTCAGGCTCGAGTTCGAGCATTTGCGTGCTAGTATTCTTAACAGGGAAAAACTACCAGCTTTGGAGGTGGTAGTTTCTGAAGTTCTTCGAGAAGAAACTCGGCTGCGTTCTCAATCTTCGATAGAGAATTCCCTTACCATGGACACTGCCTTGGCTGCATACAAAAGTTCTTCTTCCTCGGGCAACTCTAACAAGCCTGTTCAATGCTATCATTGCAAGGAAACAGGGCACATTATTTCCCACTGCAAGAAGCGAAATTATTGCAACTATTGTAAGAAAGATGGTCATATTATTCTGGAATGTCGTAAGAAATCTGGTCCAGGGAAACGCTCAACTCCTCATAAAGCCTTCCAAGCGATGGCAAGGGATGCTGGAACACGAGAAACACCAAGCACAAAAGTGTTTGATTGTAATGATATCTACAAAATGATACAAGAATCATTGGTGGCTGCTCTTCCTAATGCAATCTCTTCAGCTCTGACTGCTACGTATCCTGGTAAGACTAAACTTTCAGACTCAACGGTATGGCATATTGATTCTGCTGCATCTAATCATATGACAGGAAGTCAAAAACTGTTTTCTGATTTATCTAAACCACGTTCTAGACATGAAATTGTTACAGCAAATGGTCATGTTTTAACTGCATCAGCTATTGGCACCATTAAACCAATTTCAGAAGTTCTTTGTGTACCAAAGCTTACTACAAATCTTTTATCTGTTGGGCAACTTGTAGAACAaaattttttggttattttttctCCTAATGGTTGTGTTATTCAGAACATATTGACAGGAGAAACGATGGCCAGGGGACGTAAGGTTGGCAGgctgtttcttcttcaatctcaGGNTGGTGTCACCTGCAACTTCTAAAAATCTTCATTTTGTCTCTTTTAgaatttggggtgttacattatgtcccccttgggaacattcgccCTCGAATGAATACTAAACTAACTGGGTATGGAGGTaaagagctgcaaaccctaccactaagtcCTGAAACTGAAATCTGACTTAACTAAGTTTCAAGAatatgcaaatacgctgaaattgcaagtataactgaataaacatgatactaagaccgAATATACGCAAGAGTAACTGAAAGACTGGATCGGAACTATTACCTTAAGCTGGCatggaatcagaaggaaagatatgaggatacttggctttcatgactgcttctgcttcccaagtagctccttcTCCGGACtgctcctccacaaaaccttaactgaagcgacttctttgtttctcaaccttcgaacctgatGATCGAGAATTTCAACtggcacctcttcataagtgagactatccttcacagcctCACTTTCTGATGGTACAATAATGGTACaatagatgttggatcacccatacactttttcaataaggaaatgtgaaagactggatggactgctgctagttctgctgacaactctaactcataagctactttaccaacccttttcaagatcatgtaagggcctacatatctaggactgagcttacctttcttgccaaatctcatcacccccttcataggtgatacttttagaaaaacccaatcatcgatcTTAAATTCTAAGTCtattctccttacatctgcataggacttctggcgactctagGCTGTCCTaggtctatctctgatgagctaaactttttccatagcatcatgaactaAATCTGTCCCTATCAAGGCTGTTTCACTTACtttaaaccaaccaactggagatctacatctacacTCAtgcaatgcctcataaggggccatctgaatactcgAATAGTAGCTaatattgtaggcgaactctatgagaggtaggtgatcatcccaacttcACTTAAAATATATCACGCAAGCTCTTGACAtgtcctctaaagtctgaatggtacgctctgcct belongs to Solanum stenotomum isolate F172 chromosome 1, ASM1918654v1, whole genome shotgun sequence and includes:
- the LOC125851512 gene encoding pterocarpan synthase 1-like, which encodes MYIPNSSFFPLIIVALPLLYWAFNFRKQTKLAFYVHDYLSGHDTSAITVAGKDGPQTSVLSFGTIIAVDDPVTEGPDLNSKLIGRAQGMYVNSQLDGKGLHLMFSIIFTDGIYKGSTMEIQGADLFAMKEREFSIVSGTGYFRFVRGYGIMTTHFIDIPNLKAILKLDVTVNHY